In Myripristis murdjan chromosome 18, fMyrMur1.1, whole genome shotgun sequence, the sequence agacacagagacagagaggttgcAGCTCTTCCAGTGCACatgctgttcattttattttattttctgcttattttccattaatacaaagggctctattttcacaGACCGGGTGAGGCGAGGgtgcagcgcagctgcgcttcaccaactgggtgtggccaagtggattttgcgattttggcacgccgtgcactgtggcgcaagtactctgctgttcctcctaccggcgcaagggaggagagaaggcgtggagtgggtttgacacagccgattcactttaaaccaatcaaatgagcccctgtccttgcctttaaaatgcactgggCGAAgacgtaatgaaagtttacacaatcgACATGGAGGACTGCTGcagcaggcggagcggagccggtgtagtggaagtttggctgactggtgcgcagtgcgcacacgtcaccaaaacctcacagtcaggtttccagaatgtcatgcacattaacaatgcaagaaatacccacaaaaaccactattcaatgctacagtctcaatcagcacataaatgtatctccatatggactgtcccgtcacaactgatgtcagatcaaaggagattggcaccgtttgtgctgattgtgaggtttggtgacgtgtgcgcactgcgcaccagtcagccaaacttccactacaccggctccgctccgccttgcgctgaaagtagatgtggtttcaggtggcgagctttgggcgcacctcggcgaagctttttggcatgaaaatgtcactgcaccaagctgaatctgtttacacctccccctgctgcaacgccactcccatctcagcgcacgtCAGTCTGTGaaactaccaaactgtgcgcccctGGGGTTGTGCTGATCCAAAATAGCTCTgcacggggttcgcctcactgtgccaccctgcgctgtgccgggaaaatagagcccatatTCTCTCTACAGCCTCCAGCAGCACCTCAGAGATGTGAACTGCAAAGCTGTATCTTCAGTCACAGTGAAAAAGTGCTGGCTGGCATGTTCATATTTGACAAAGTAAAGCTCATGACAGAAAGGTCTTTGGTCATATTTTAACATTCTTCATGTCAGAGAGTCAACAGAAGAGATGCATTTCATAAAAACAACTTCCTCCTAATCCAGTGTCCTCTGTTCTTCTTCATTGTGTCCCTCTTCACTGAAGCAGACCTCTCAGTGTCTCAGACGGTACCTGAcctcagaaacaaacagagggtctgtgctgtgttgcacagcagctgtcctggaggaggagcttcTGGGAGCCAAACTCACTGCTGGGTAGTTAACCTCATCACCAGGCTGAGACGGACAAAGATGGAAATAGAAGAGATTTGGGTAGAAATCAATTGttggtaataataaaataataacaatataaataataaagaattgCATTACCTGGTTGCCTTCAGAGGATCTACCACTTTTCCCTGAagacagtaaaaataattaCTGTATGTTACTTGCCACAgaatataacaaaatacatcTCACTGCTTcggatacacacatacaggtaaGCATTAGAATGCATAGTTTGTTGTACCTGTTGAATGTTTGCACCGGCAATTGCAAAGTGTCCATACAAGGAGTAGAAACGCTGCCATCCCAAAAATGACAGTTGAACAAGCCAGTGCAACGACAGTTGAGTCCAGATGAGATGGTGGGGTCAGGATAGAGTTTCCTGAAGACCAAGGAGAACAAGTAAACAGCGCTGTGAGATATTGAATATTAAAGTGGGATATCCACaagttgaaagaaagaaagaatgaagaaagaaagaaagaaagaaagaaagaaagaaagaaagagacacatCTGATGGATAGTCTCCCTGCATGACAGCAGACATATAATCATgtgagaaacacagaaaaatctaCTGTTAATGTAAGTCTGAGTGTAAAAATCACAGATTTGCAGAAACACCATGAAAGTGAAATCATCATTTCTAGACAGTtttgcacagacacaccagagtCATatcagctctctgtgtgtggacACACAACTTGCTGAATAACACTCCAAGTGATCGCCACTGAAAACTTCAATTTgtgattaaattattaaataaatttgatttattgtACAACCATTGAGGATtatctgtatgtttttaatgataaaatCATCAACTAATTTTATCTAATCACAGTCATTGTACAGAATCCCAAAAGAAACTGCTTTATGTATCTGTAGTTTTAATGTCTTACCTTTAATATGAAGCTCGGTCCCATTTCCAAACAGTGTCTCCCCACATGAAGCCACAACACAGTAGTAGGTTCCAGCATCGTCAGAGCTCAGGTTCTGCTTGGGAAGCTTGTAGACACAGCTAGTTTCTGGAGAGCCGCTCTCAGTCCTCTCACAGCTCTCACTCTTATTTCCAGCTAAAATGATTTGTGGACCAGAACTTTCTGAGCTTTTCAGCCAGAAGACACTGGTGTGTTcccctccacagtcaccagtgTGAACAGAGCAGCTGAGAGTGACAGAGTCTCCTGGATGGACTGACTCAGACTCTGGCTGCTGAGCAACAGAGACTTTCATCTTCGTATCTTGGGaggggaaacaaacaaattgttATGACTCACATCATGTTCATATTCATGATAATTTACTGTAGGATGTTAAAGCCTTAATGGTATCCTGAGCAGGTAAAATACCTTTTAGCTGCAAAAAGGTTCCTGATCCAAAATCAATGAAATCTGCATATACAACTCCACAGTAGTAAGTGCCGATGTCCCCCCGTGTTGCATACCACATGTGCAAATCAATTCTGACACCGTCCAATTTTActgaataaagtttattatattGGTTAAACTGAGAGCCAAATGTAATTGTTCcctttttgtctatttttgccACGAGCTGTAATTTCCTCCCTGTTGTTGCTCTGTACCACACTCTAGTTTTCACAACACTATTTATCTGACATTCAATAGTAACTGAGTCTCCGAGCTCCGCAGTTTTGACAGAAACAGGCTGAGAGATGTCAGTGAACTGTGCCACAcctgaaacaaacaaagcaggaaacccaaatCATAAGaaatcacatatttatatagatatttaTATCTAGAATCATAAGAATATGTGAGGAGTGGAAAGTTGCCACTtacacagatgacagaggaggaaaacagttGGAAAGTAGATGATCATCTTCCCTGCTTCTAACTCCATCATCTGACCTGCTTGTtctccacagcagctctgactgactgaaaccACAGCAGACTCATCAGATTCAATGCCCACCTCATGTCAGATCTGTCAAgtgtctgattggttgatcatgTTCTTGTTGCAGAGtacctgattggctgctgagtgGATGAAATCATTTGgtggaatggaaaaaaaatatgatcatGACCTTATGTGATCAGCCGTGCCACCAGAACTTAACTCTGTAACGGAAATGAAGCGTCTCCAAGCCCCGCCCTCTGCATTGAGCTGCCATGACAATCATGATCTGTCTGAGAGTCATCAAAAACAGAATTATAATTCACAATCATAATCACAATCATAATTCAGTGTTATCTTATCATAGTacatatttcattattaatCTACGAC encodes:
- the LOC115376285 gene encoding signal-regulatory protein beta-2-like; amino-acid sequence: MIIYFPTVFLLCHLCVAQFTDISQPVSVKTAELGDSVTIECQINSVVKTRVWYRATTGRKLQLVAKIDKKGTITFGSQFNQYNKLYSVKLDGVRIDLHMWYATRGDIGTYYCGVVYADFIDFGSGTFLQLKGILPMKVSVAQQPESESVHPGDSVTLSCSVHTGDCGGEHTSVFWLKSSESSGPQIILAGNKSESCERTESGSPETSCVYKLPKQNLSSDDAGTYYCVVASCGETLFGNGTELHIKGNSILTPPSHLDSTVVALACSTVIFGMAAFLLLVPSETLRGLLQ